A genome region from Amblyraja radiata isolate CabotCenter1 chromosome 2, sAmbRad1.1.pri, whole genome shotgun sequence includes the following:
- the LOC116967452 gene encoding nuclear transport factor 2-like, with protein sequence MAQQPLWDQIGRGFVQHYYQQFDRDRTQLGTLYSDCSCLTWEGQPFQGKAAIMEKISGLPFQKIQHNITAEDHQPAPDNCVLCMVVGQLKVDDDPVIGFHQLFLLKNDNDKWICTNDMFRLALHNFC encoded by the exons ATGGCTCAACAACCTTTGTGGGACCAGATCGGCAGAGGTTTTGTGCAGCACTATTATCAACAGTTTGATCGAGACCGAACTCAGCTCGGCACTCTATAT AGCGACTGTTCGTGCTTAACGTGGGAAGGACAACCTTTCCAGGGAAAAGCTGCAATAATGGAGAAAATATCT GGTCTACCGTTCCAGAAAATTCAGCACAACATTACAGCCGAGGATCATCAACCAGCGCCGGACAACTGTGTTCTTTGCATGGTGGTAGGACAGCTGAAG GTGGACGATGACCCAGTGATTGGCTTTCATCAATTATTTCTTCTGAAAAATGATAACGACAAGTGGATCTGCACAAATGATATGTTTAGATTAGCTCTACATAACTTCTGTTAg